Proteins encoded together in one Epinephelus lanceolatus isolate andai-2023 chromosome 4, ASM4190304v1, whole genome shotgun sequence window:
- the aqp11 gene encoding aquaporin-11 has product MTADVAVSLSMLVGIVAMSDVTRRLLSRALADTGLAVYAMELVSTFQLCCCTHELKLLSEVGGIEPQLALTLTYLAAVVHGFTFNGATGNPSGALEHAYHARFSGGCALLRIACQFAAAAAARFAVPVIWGIGLSGLHVRHKLLGYRCISPIHAPLLKAAAVELACSFAVQTAITHTRSVEAKYRVHAVAAVIATVVYAGGSLTGAVFNPALAFSTQFPCSGNSFLEYCLVYWLGPLLGMMSSVLLFDKLVPLLSRKSPSLHLPLETKKRT; this is encoded by the exons ATGACTGCAGACGTGGCGGTGTCTCTGTCGATGCTTGTGGGGATCGTCGCGATGAGCGATGTGACCCGCAGGTTGTTGAGCAGGGCCCTTGCGGATACCGGGCTTGCTGTGTACGCCATGGAGCTCGTGTCCACCTTCCAGCTGTGCTGCTGCACGCACGAGTTAAAGCTGCTGTCTGAGGTGGGCGGGATCGAGCCTCAGCTCGCGCTCACCTTGACGTACCTGGCGGCCGTTGTCCACGGGTTCACCTTCAACGGGGCCACTGGGAACCCCTCCGGTGCGCTCGAGCACGCCTACCATGCGAGGTTTTCAGGCGGATGCGCCCTGCTGCGGATTGCCTGCCAGTTCGCCGCGGCTGCCGCAGCGCGATTTGCAGTGCCGGTGATTTGGGGTATTGGGTTGTCGGGACTGCATGTGCGGCATAAGCTGCTCGGTTACCGGTGCATCAGCCCCATTCACGCTCCACTGCTCAAGGCCGCTGCCGTGGAGCTCGCGTGCTCTTTTGCAGTTCAGACTGCTATAACGCACACGCGATCGGTGGAGGCGAAATACCGCGTGCACGCGGTGGCTGCGGTTATTGCAACAGTAGTGTATGCAG gtggcaGTTTGACAGGAGCAGTGTTTAACCCTGCGTTGGCCTTCTCCACACAGTTCCCCTGCAGTGGAAACTCCTTCCTGGAGTACTGCCTGGTCTACTGGCTCGGCCCGCTGTTGG GTATGATGAGCTCAGTGCTGTTGTTTGATAAACTCGTCCCTCTGCTGTCAAGGAAATCACCGTCTCTCCATCTCCCCCTGGAGACTAAGAAGAGGACATGA
- the clns1a gene encoding methylosome subunit pICln: MVLLKNLRPPTEGVRHEQADTTAVLDGQKLGCGTLYVAETRLSWFDGSGMGFALEYPNIGLHAISRDVSAYPQEHLYVMVNGKLKGDNEAEMAEKAADDEGDDSSDSSDGDDDEDGPITEIRFVPSDKVALESMFSAMCECQALHPDPEDDDSDNDFEGEEYDVEEAGEGKNHGHADIPTFYTCDEGLSALTQEGQATLERLEGMLAQSVAQQYHMAGVRTEETNAEFEDGMEVDTTATEAGQFEDADVDH; encoded by the exons ATGGTTTTACTGAAAAACCTCCGTCCTCCTACCGAGGGAGTTCGGCATGAGCAAGCTGACACCACAGCGGTGCTTGACGGCCAGAAGCTGGGCTGCGGCACGCTGTACGTCGCCGAAAC GCGCCTGTCGTGGTTTGACGGCTCAGGGATGGGTTTCGCCTTGGAATATCCCAACATCGGTCTGCATGCCATTTCCAGAGACGTCAGCGCTTACCCTCAAGAACACCTCTATGTCATGGTCAATGGCAAACTCAAAG GTGATAATGAGGCAGAAATGGCAGAGAAAGCAGCTGATGACGAAGGAGATGACAGCAGTGACAGCAGCGAtggggatgatgatgaagatggacCAATCACAGAGATTCGGTTTGTGCCCAGCGACAAGGTGGCAT TGGAGTCCATGTTCTCAGCAATGTGTGAATGCCAGGCGCTGCACCCTGACCCAGAAGACGACGACTCTGACAATGACTTTGAAGGAGAAGAGTACGACGTAGAGGAGGCTGGTGAGGGAAAAAAc CACGGCCATGCTGACATCCCGACGTTTTACACCTGTGATGAGGGTCTGTCGGCACTCACGCAGGAGGGCCAGGCTACGCTGGAGAGGCTGGAGGGGATGTTAGCCCAGTCAGTCGCTCAGCAGTACCACATGGCTGGGGTCCGAACCGAAGAAACCAACGCTGAATTTGAAG ATGGTATGGAGGTGGATACAACAGCGACGGAGGCTGGTCAGTTTGAGGACGCAGACGTCGATCACTG A